A window from Bufo bufo chromosome 1, aBufBuf1.1, whole genome shotgun sequence encodes these proteins:
- the LOC120988757 gene encoding vomeronasal type-2 receptor 26-like, whose product FMATKPESSLKRWISPQVSYMIIVCCSLLQLLLCVMWISTSPPFQQMNTESKPATIVIECNENSSVAFWSVLGYLGLLASISFIVAFLVRRLPDNFNEAKFITFSMLAFLSVWVSYVPASLSSQGKYTVAMEIFAIQSSSWALVICMFLPKCFIILFRPQMNTKEHLLGKKQRSKIG is encoded by the coding sequence TTCATGGCCACCAAACCAGAAAGTAGTCTTAAAAGATGGATAAGTCCTCAAGTGTCCTACATGATTATTGTCTGTTGTTCGCTCCTTCAGTTACTCTTGTGTGTCATGTGGATCTCGACTTCTCCTCCATTTCAACAAATGAACACTGAAAGCAAACCTGCAACTATTGTCATTGAATGTAATGAGAACTCATCTGTTGCCTTCTGGAGTGTATTAGGGTATCTAGGTCTCTTGGCGTCCATCAGTTTTATTGTTGCCTTTCTGGTCCGGAGGCTTCCAGATAACTTCAATGAGGCCAAGTTTATCACATTTAGCATGCTGGCCTTTCTCAGTGTTTGGGTGTCTTATGTTCCAGCATCTCTCAGTTCACAAGGAAAGTATACAGTAGCCATGGAAATCTTTGCAATCCAGTCATCAAGTTGGGCCCTTGTGATCTGTATGTTTCTACCAAAATGCTTTATCATATTGTTCCGACCACAAATGAACACTAAAGAACATCTTCTAGGTAAAAAACAAAGGTCAAAAATAGGCTGA